The following are from one region of the Falsirhodobacter halotolerans genome:
- a CDS encoding LacI family DNA-binding transcriptional regulator, with product MTKNHTPRVRDVAELANVSTATVSRTLSRPDLVSEATRDLVLRAVEQTGYTINMAARNLRRQRTGCILALVPNLANPFFAAILAGINSELRGRGLSLLVADTTADPDAPDMLVEFAHRSRTDGLIVLDGSIPASVLTRAACPPVVLACEWIEGLTIPRVIADNQAGSAMAARHLVDLGHRRILHLTGPSGNPLTVARHAAAMAALADAGVAPDPALRIEGDFTLASGQAAATAILAMPTRPTAVLCHNDEMACGLMGALQEGGLRVPDDISIIGFDDIAMSAHVSPALTSIRQQRDNLGAVAARTLLALLDGDEVAPETVLPVDLVLRGSTARP from the coding sequence ATGACAAAGAACCATACCCCACGGGTGCGCGACGTTGCAGAGTTGGCGAACGTGTCGACCGCGACGGTCAGTCGCACCCTGTCCCGGCCCGACCTCGTGTCCGAAGCCACGCGCGATCTGGTGCTGCGCGCGGTGGAACAGACGGGCTATACCATCAACATGGCCGCGCGAAATTTGCGGCGGCAGCGAACGGGCTGCATCCTCGCTTTGGTTCCAAACCTCGCCAACCCCTTCTTCGCGGCCATTCTGGCGGGCATCAATTCCGAATTGCGGGGCAGGGGGCTGAGCCTTCTGGTGGCCGACACCACCGCCGATCCCGATGCGCCCGACATGCTGGTGGAATTCGCCCACCGGTCACGGACGGACGGGCTGATCGTGCTGGACGGGTCGATCCCCGCCTCGGTCCTGACGCGGGCGGCCTGCCCGCCCGTGGTTCTGGCATGCGAATGGATCGAGGGGCTGACGATCCCGCGTGTCATCGCCGACAATCAGGCGGGCAGTGCGATGGCCGCGCGCCATCTTGTCGATCTGGGGCACCGGCGCATTTTGCATCTGACCGGCCCGTCTGGCAATCCGCTGACCGTGGCCCGCCACGCGGCGGCGATGGCCGCCCTGGCCGATGCGGGCGTGGCGCCCGATCCCGCCCTGCGGATCGAAGGGGATTTCACGCTCGCCTCGGGCCAGGCCGCCGCCACGGCGATTCTGGCGATGCCCACGCGTCCGACCGCCGTCCTGTGCCACAACGATGAAATGGCCTGCGGGCTTATGGGGGCGTTGCAGGAGGGAGGGCTGCGGGTGCCCGACGACATCTCGATCATCGGGTTCGACGATATCGCCATGTCCGCCCATGTCTCGCCCGCCCTGACCTCCATCCGACAGCAGCGCGACAATCTGGGGGCCGTCGCCGCGCGCACCCTTCTGGCGCTGCTGGACGGGGACGAGGTCGCGCCGGAAACCGTCCTGCCCGTCGATCTGGTTCTGCGCGGCAGCACCGCGCGGCCCTGA
- a CDS encoding lytic transglycosylase, whose amino-acid sequence MALLALVLSACSSDSTPPRNTENACAMLRERPDYARAIRAAERKWGIPAHLQLATIYQESSFVGNARPPRRYLLGFIPRGRVTSAYGYAQAIDGTWGDYVAQEGGMMSRRTHIGDATDFMGWYMAGTSRQLGIARHDATNQYLAYHEGRRGYSRGSYNKKPWLIAVARRVEARSERYRTQMSTCRW is encoded by the coding sequence ATGGCGCTTCTGGCGCTGGTCCTTTCGGCGTGTTCAAGCGACAGCACACCGCCGCGCAACACCGAAAACGCCTGCGCGATGCTGCGCGAACGGCCCGATTACGCCCGCGCCATCCGTGCGGCGGAACGCAAATGGGGCATTCCCGCGCATCTGCAACTCGCCACCATCTATCAGGAATCCAGTTTCGTCGGCAACGCCCGCCCGCCGCGCCGCTATCTTCTGGGGTTCATTCCGCGCGGGCGCGTGACCAGCGCCTATGGATATGCGCAGGCCATCGACGGCACCTGGGGCGACTATGTCGCGCAGGAAGGGGGGATGATGTCCCGCCGCACCCATATCGGCGACGCGACGGACTTCATGGGCTGGTACATGGCAGGAACCTCGCGCCAACTGGGCATTGCGCGGCATGACGCGACGAACCAGTATCTCGCCTATCACGAAGGGCGGCGGGGGTATTCCCGCGGGTCCTACAACAAGAAGCCGTGGTTGATCGCCGTGGCCCGCCGGGTCGAGGCGCGGTCCGAGCGGTATCGCACGCAGATGTCCACCTGCCGCTGGTGA
- a CDS encoding cytochrome c oxidase assembly protein yields MDQTTVPYCGPAPVADELWAAWNLDPVVILALCAAAALVWHRNIARMSGLMGIAVLAVAFVSPLCALSTALFSARVLHHVLIIAVAAPLIVRGLGLTAQAIGAAVLFHLAAVWLWHMPAPYQMALQSNAIYWLMEASLLGTAIWLWSAMMADDRGAASIIAALATLVQMGMLGAILTFANRPLFEVHFLTTDAFGLSPIEDQQLAGLLMWVPAAFPYLGFALWRLCDAVLPRKVA; encoded by the coding sequence ATGGACCAGACGACGGTGCCTTACTGTGGCCCCGCCCCAGTGGCGGACGAGCTTTGGGCCGCGTGGAATCTGGACCCTGTCGTCATTCTCGCCCTCTGTGCCGCCGCCGCCCTTGTCTGGCACCGGAACATCGCGCGCATGTCGGGCCTTATGGGGATCGCCGTGCTGGCGGTGGCCTTCGTGTCGCCCCTCTGCGCACTGTCCACCGCATTGTTTTCCGCCCGTGTCCTGCACCACGTCCTGATCATCGCGGTGGCCGCCCCACTGATCGTCCGGGGCCTGGGCCTGACCGCTCAGGCGATCGGCGCGGCGGTCCTGTTCCATCTGGCGGCCGTCTGGCTGTGGCACATGCCCGCCCCCTATCAGATGGCACTGCAAAGCAACGCGATCTACTGGCTGATGGAGGCGTCGCTGCTCGGCACGGCGATCTGGCTCTGGTCGGCGATGATGGCCGATGACCGGGGTGCGGCGTCGATCATCGCCGCGCTGGCCACGCTGGTGCAGATGGGGATGCTGGGCGCTATCCTGACCTTTGCCAACCGCCCCCTGTTCGAGGTTCATTTCCTGACCACCGACGCCTTCGGCCTGTCCCCGATCGAGGATCAGCAATTGGCCGGTCTTCTGATGTGGGTGCCCGCCGCCTTTCCGTATCTCGGGTTCGCATTGTGGCGACTGTGCGACGCCGTCCTGCCCCGGAAGGTCGCATGA
- a CDS encoding CopD family protein, protein MSELLKVVHIAAIAVWCAGLISLPSLYVQRKTLSGPALHRLQRIVRAAYIVLVSPCAFVAVASGTALIFTEQVYQPWFAAKLAFVGALAFLHVLTGLVVIRLFREGETYRPARFVVATGLASVVILSILWLVLAKPVFPGLQDGWFRPGALQEIIAPLNPWARS, encoded by the coding sequence ATGAGCGAGCTTCTGAAGGTGGTGCACATCGCGGCGATCGCCGTGTGGTGTGCGGGGCTGATCAGCCTGCCGTCGCTTTATGTGCAGCGCAAGACGCTGTCCGGTCCGGCCCTGCACCGGCTGCAGCGCATCGTGCGGGCGGCTTATATCGTCCTCGTCTCCCCCTGTGCCTTCGTGGCGGTCGCCTCGGGGACGGCGCTGATCTTCACCGAACAGGTCTATCAGCCCTGGTTCGCGGCCAAACTGGCCTTCGTGGGCGCGCTGGCGTTCCTGCATGTCCTGACCGGCCTCGTGGTCATTCGCCTGTTCCGTGAGGGGGAAACGTATCGCCCCGCCCGCTTCGTCGTGGCCACGGGTCTGGCCTCGGTGGTGATCCTGTCGATCCTCTGGCTGGTGCTGGCCAAGCCGGTCTTTCCCGGCCTGCAGGACGGATGGTTCCGTCCCGGCGCGCTGCAGGAAATCATTGCCCCCCTCAATCCTTGGGCGAGATCATGA
- a CDS encoding DUF2231 domain-containing protein: protein MAVETENETHESENNPVIAKVEEMETQSAVAVAGHPLHAMAVHFPIALVICTLGIDILYWWGGDPFWVRVSVWSSGLAFVAGVGAALVGTVELLAVPGIRARAASWAHAIAGMVLVAIAGANWGLRLTSPDAILPHGLVLSVLGGIMTGIAGWHGGKLIFDHGIGLMISPKD, encoded by the coding sequence ATGGCGGTTGAGACAGAGAACGAAACGCATGAGAGCGAGAACAACCCCGTCATCGCCAAGGTGGAGGAGATGGAGACCCAATCCGCCGTCGCGGTCGCCGGTCATCCGCTTCATGCGATGGCCGTCCATTTTCCGATTGCGCTGGTGATCTGCACGTTGGGCATCGACATCCTGTATTGGTGGGGGGGGGATCCGTTCTGGGTGCGGGTCAGCGTATGGTCGTCCGGCCTGGCGTTCGTGGCCGGGGTGGGTGCCGCACTTGTGGGCACGGTGGAGCTGCTGGCCGTGCCCGGCATCCGCGCGCGGGCGGCCAGTTGGGCACATGCGATCGCGGGCATGGTGCTTGTGGCCATCGCGGGGGCCAATTGGGGCCTGCGGCTGACCAGCCCGGATGCGATCCTTCCGCATGGGCTGGTGCTGTCGGTGCTGGGGGGCATCATGACGGGCATCGCGGGCTGGCACGGGGGAAAACTGATTTTCGATCATGGCATCGGCCTCATGATCTCGCCCAAGGATTGA